The Filimonas lacunae genomic sequence CAATGCCTCCTGCATACCCGGCGCCTTCGGCACAGGGATATAAATTGGAGATTTGCGGGTGCTGTAGTGTTTCTGCATCACGTGGAATGCGCACAGGAGAGGAGGTGCGGCTTTCAGTAGCTACTATTATAGCATCATTGGTATAATAGCCCCGCATTTTTTTGCCAAAAGCCTGGAAGCCTTGTTGCAGGCTGCGCATAACAAAGCCAGGCAGCACGCCACGTAAATCGCTGCTTAATACTCCCGGCACATAGCTGCAATCTGGCAGGTTGGTAGCTATTTTATTATTGCAGAAGTCTACCATACGTTGTGCAGGTGCTACAAAGTTACCACCACCTACCTGGTAGGCTTTACGCTCTATATCTTCCTGGAAACGCATCATTAGTAAAGGATCATTGCTATTGTAAGAATGTCCCTTTGCGTTTTTAAAATATTTGATAGCATCTTCTATCTCTACCTGCACCACCATGCCGCTGTTAGCGGTAGGGTTATTACGTTTGCTGGGACTCCATCCGTTTACTACCAGTTCTTTCGGGTTGGTAGCTGCCGGTGCAATAATACCGCCAGGACACATACAAAAGCTAAATACGCCACGGCCATCTACCTGCTCTACCAGGCTATAAGAAGCGGGCGGTAAATGATCGGGCCGCACAATGGTATTCTTAGGTGCAAAGGCAGGTATAGGACAATGGTATTGCGCAGAGTCGATAATAGATTGAGGATGCTCTGCACGTACCCCTAATGCAAAGGGCTTGGCTTCTATTAAAATGTTGTTGCGGTGTAATAACTCGAATATGTCGCGGGCAGAGTGGCCTGTGGCGAGTATCACAGCATCTCCGTGGAAGCTGGCTCCCTGTTGTGTGGTAACACCAGTAATGGTGTTGTTATGTATCGTAAAGCCGTCTACCTTTTGTTCAAAATGAAAATCACCACCACTGGCAACGATCTGTTCCCGCATAGCAGTGATAATTTGTGGCAGCTTATTAGTGCCTATATGTGGATGTGCATCGTATAAGATACTGTCATCTGCACCAAAGCGGGTGAAGATGTGCAGCACTTTATCTATGCTGCCACGCTTATTACTGCGTGTATATAGTTTGCCATCGCTATAAGTGCCTGCACCGCCTTCCCCAAAGCAATAGTTGCTTTCCGGATTTACAATGCCTTCTTTGTTCAGTTGCGCCAGATCGCGTCTGCGTGCGCGAACGTCTTTACCTCTTTCCAGCACTATAGGTTTGATACCGCTTTCTATTAAGCGCAAAGCTGCATATAAACCCGCCGGGCCTGCACCTATTACAATTACCTTGTGTTTAGACTGGCTAACGTCTTTATAAGTGATAGGCATTTCAGGCCTGTCAATAAAAGGCTCATTGATACATGCCTGCACAGTCAGGTTTATCCAAACCTGTTTGCTGCGTGCGTCAATGGATTGTTTTAAACGGTAGAAGCCGGTAATGGCTGATACGGGCTGTGCAGCCGATTGAGCAATGTAGCTGCGTATAATGGAGTCATCTGCCGCTTCTTGTGGCAGCAGGCGTAGTACTATCTTTTGTTGCATACAGTCAGGTTTTTATCCTAAAATGTTCTGCAAACATACTGTATATCTCCCAAATGCAAGAAGCCGCTTCATGTGAAGCGGCTTCTGTGTATATACTAAAAGTAGTATGGACTATTTTTTAGCTTTACCCAAGTGTACTTGGAAACCTACAGCCAGACCAAAAGTGTTGGTTCTTTCAGCATCATATTTTGCTTTTTGAGACTGATAGTATACACTGGCTTCCAAAGCTACGCTAGGAGTTAAGAAGAAAGCCGGACCAGCAGCAAACTTGAAAGCATTGAAGCTTACAGAAGATGCGTCGTCAGATTTTGTGCTACCAAAAGCATAAGCGCCATGTACAAACACGTTTGTTTTTTGCGCAGTTGGCAGAACATAATATCTAACGAAAGGAGCAGCACCAATAGAAGTAGTTTTAGTAGAAAAATCTGCACCTGCTACTTTGGTTTTGTATTTGGAATAGCCGTAATCAGCTTCCAGACCTACTGCCAGATTGTTGATTACGAAATAACCTGCGTTAGGGTTCAGGTTGATGTTAGTGGTTTTGTTGTCACCAGCTTTAGAAGAAGAGAACCCCAGGGTTCCACCAGCTAACCACTGACCTTTGTTAATTTGAGCATTAGCAGCAACACCTGCAAACAGAATCGAAGCAAATAATAAAACTTTTTTCATGGTTTGAAATTTAGTGGCCGCAAAGAAATATAAAAAAGGTTTATGATGAAGCGTGATTTTTCACGCATAAATAAGGGGGGTATGTCTATGAATGAAAACTTGTCACGCACTTATGTATAGATGACACAATTGCTATTGCTACTAACAACTACTGTTGAGTAAGTAATGATAGATGTTGTAAAAAGAGTAATGTAGATGTGCTGAAATACTTGCTGTTAAAGCGTTTGAAGTACTTACGTTATAATGCGTATTTGTATAGATGCATTATGGATGTATAGGTTATTGCAGATGTTGCTTGTAGTTCCAATACTACATAAAACTTTTTTCTTTATCTGCCAATGTATCATGCAGGCAAGATGGAAAAAAGTTTTATGTCTTACTGTCGTGTGTTGGTTTACTTAAAACGGCAAATCATCAACAACATCCTGTGGAGGTATGTTATTAAATTGTGTGTTTTCTGCCCCTGTTGATCCTGCTGCACCACCTTTCATGCTCTCCATTCTCCACGCGTCGAGGTTAGTAATAAAATTTTCTCTGCCATCTTTCACCCACTTGGTGCCCTTTATATTAAACATCACTTTTACTTCTTCACCCATAGCAAAGCGGTCGGGAAGTGCTGTTTTATCCTGCACACATTGAAATTTTAAATAGTTGGTAATGGCACGTCCATTAATTTCTTCTGTTTTCTCAATCACAAATTCCCGGGTTTTAAAACTCTCGGTCCGTTGCACTATATCAAATTTGGCAACTAATTTGCCGGTAGCTTCGTATGACATATAGGTCTCAGTTTTTTCAGCCCAAAATAAGCGCAATTTTTTTTGCCAGCACGCACAAAAAAAAATCAGTGCCCATTCCAAAAAAGTGTATCTTCAAAAACACTCCGTAATCTTTATGAAAAAAACACGTTCCTTACATTTTTGTATTGTTGTTGCCGTGTGTGTCTTTGCTGCCTGCTCCTCTCCAAAGCATGCTGTTAAGTTGGAATACAAAGATTATGAGGTGAATAAAACTTATGTGCCGGATACGGGCATTCAGCAATTGCTGTTGCCATACAGGGATAGTGTGAACCGCGCCATGGGGAAAAAAATTGGGGTTGCAACACAAAGTCTGACGAGAAAACTACCGGAAAGCACCCTGGGAAATTTAATGGCGGATTGTATGCGTGAGAAAGCGTCCCAAAAATTCAACACAAATGTAGATGCGGCTTTCGTGAACTATTATGGTATCAGGGCAGATTTGCCTCAGGGCGATATTGTGTTAGGTAATATTTATGAACTGATGCCATTTGATAATCTGATTGTATTACAGCGAATGAAAGGCAGTGTATTGCGTGAATTTTTAAACCTGGTGGCCTCTAAAGGAGGTTGGCCTGTTTCGGGCATACAAATGCAGATTAAAGACAAACAAGCGACAAATATATTGGTTAATGGTAAACCATTGGATGATGCTGCGGATTACCTGGTGGCTAATTCAGATTATGTAGCCAATGGTGGAGATGATTGCAAAATGCTAAAACCTATTGCACAACAAAGCAAAGGGTACTTATACAGAGATGCGCTTATTGAATATATAAGGGCTCTTACCCAGGCAGGCAAACCGGTAAGTGCTAATATAGAA encodes the following:
- a CDS encoding outer membrane beta-barrel protein: MKKVLLFASILFAGVAANAQINKGQWLAGGTLGFSSSKAGDNKTTNINLNPNAGYFVINNLAVGLEADYGYSKYKTKVAGADFSTKTTSIGAAPFVRYYVLPTAQKTNVFVHGAYAFGSTKSDDASSVSFNAFKFAAGPAFFLTPSVALEASVYYQSQKAKYDAERTNTFGLAVGFQVHLGKAKK
- a CDS encoding DUF3127 domain-containing protein — its product is MSYEATGKLVAKFDIVQRTESFKTREFVIEKTEEINGRAITNYLKFQCVQDKTALPDRFAMGEEVKVMFNIKGTKWVKDGRENFITNLDAWRMESMKGGAAGSTGAENTQFNNIPPQDVVDDLPF
- a CDS encoding NAD(P)/FAD-dependent oxidoreductase, which produces MQQKIVLRLLPQEAADDSIIRSYIAQSAAQPVSAITGFYRLKQSIDARSKQVWINLTVQACINEPFIDRPEMPITYKDVSQSKHKVIVIGAGPAGLYAALRLIESGIKPIVLERGKDVRARRRDLAQLNKEGIVNPESNYCFGEGGAGTYSDGKLYTRSNKRGSIDKVLHIFTRFGADDSILYDAHPHIGTNKLPQIITAMREQIVASGGDFHFEQKVDGFTIHNNTITGVTTQQGASFHGDAVILATGHSARDIFELLHRNNILIEAKPFALGVRAEHPQSIIDSAQYHCPIPAFAPKNTIVRPDHLPPASYSLVEQVDGRGVFSFCMCPGGIIAPAATNPKELVVNGWSPSKRNNPTANSGMVVQVEIEDAIKYFKNAKGHSYNSNDPLLMMRFQEDIERKAYQVGGGNFVAPAQRMVDFCNNKIATNLPDCSYVPGVLSSDLRGVLPGFVMRSLQQGFQAFGKKMRGYYTNDAIIVATESRTSSPVRIPRDAETLQHPQISNLYPCAEGAGYAGGIVSAAMDGEKVAAAISVLLTGCL
- a CDS encoding 5'-nucleotidase C-terminal domain-containing protein produces the protein MKKTRSLHFCIVVAVCVFAACSSPKHAVKLEYKDYEVNKTYVPDTGIQQLLLPYRDSVNRAMGKKIGVATQSLTRKLPESTLGNLMADCMREKASQKFNTNVDAAFVNYYGIRADLPQGDIVLGNIYELMPFDNLIVLQRMKGSVLREFLNLVASKGGWPVSGIQMQIKDKQATNILVNGKPLDDAADYLVANSDYVANGGDDCKMLKPIAQQSKGYLYRDALIEYIRALTQAGKPVSANIENRVTYVN